From the genome of Bacteroidota bacterium, one region includes:
- a CDS encoding restriction endonuclease: protein MPQNIIITKASGEQVPFSTEKLKRSLERSGAGEAIINNIIAEVEKNLFEGISTKKIYHKAFALLRKTSKPIAAKYKLKQAIMELGPSGYPFEKYIGEILKQQGFSVKVGEVLKGHCVNHEIDVIAEKGNNHYLIECKYHNTTGIICDVKIPLYIQARFKDVEQHLATIPGNGSKFNQRWVVTNTRFSTDAIQYGLCVGLNLIGWDFPKKGSLREQIDNSMLYPVTCLSTLTKTEKQRLLDNKIVLSKELSNNSKLLMSINIRPNRFDGIFKEINSLCSTKK from the coding sequence ATGCCGCAAAACATTATTATAACAAAAGCTTCAGGCGAACAGGTACCGTTCTCTACCGAAAAACTTAAACGTTCACTGGAAAGATCGGGGGCAGGTGAAGCTATAATTAACAACATCATAGCTGAGGTCGAAAAAAATTTATTTGAAGGAATTTCAACTAAAAAGATCTACCATAAAGCATTTGCCTTGCTGCGAAAAACATCTAAACCCATCGCGGCCAAATATAAACTTAAACAGGCCATTATGGAGCTTGGCCCCTCCGGCTATCCCTTTGAAAAATATATCGGTGAAATATTAAAGCAACAGGGCTTTTCGGTAAAAGTAGGAGAAGTCCTGAAAGGGCATTGTGTAAATCACGAGATAGATGTGATCGCTGAAAAGGGAAACAATCATTATTTAATTGAATGTAAATACCACAATACCACAGGAATAATATGCGATGTAAAGATCCCTTTATACATCCAGGCCCGTTTTAAAGATGTGGAACAACACTTGGCAACTATCCCGGGCAATGGCTCAAAGTTCAACCAGCGTTGGGTAGTAACGAATACCCGGTTTTCGACAGACGCCATTCAGTACGGACTTTGTGTCGGATTAAACCTGATCGGATGGGACTTCCCCAAAAAAGGGAGCCTGCGTGAACAAATTGACAATTCTATGCTTTACCCTGTTACCTGCTTAAGTACATTAACTAAAACCGAAAAGCAGCGATTACTGGATAATAAAATTGTTCTGAGTAAAGAGTTAAGCAATAATTCGAAATTATTAATGAGCATAAACATACGGCCGAATCGCTTTGATGGAATATTCAAGGAGATTAACTCTCTTTGCAGTACAAAAAAATAA
- a CDS encoding cupin domain-containing protein, whose product MKGFKSGIEKDTLENTNFRKVLYTSKHLQLVLMSLKGGEEIGEEIHHDNDQFFRFESGTGKCIIDGNVYNVKDGDVIIVPAGAKHNIINTDTGTELKMYTIYAPPHHKDGIVRHTKAEAEKNEAEFEGVTTE is encoded by the coding sequence ATGAAGGGATTCAAATCAGGCATCGAAAAAGACACCTTGGAAAACACAAACTTCCGGAAAGTATTATACACGAGTAAACACCTTCAGCTCGTACTCATGAGCCTTAAAGGCGGCGAAGAGATCGGGGAAGAGATCCACCACGACAATGACCAGTTTTTCCGGTTTGAAAGCGGAACAGGGAAATGCATTATTGATGGAAATGTTTACAACGTGAAGGACGGCGATGTTATTATTGTACCCGCAGGCGCGAAGCACAATATTATTAACACCGACACCGGCACGGAGTTAAAAATGTACACCATTTACGCTCCTCCTCATCATAAAGACGGAATTGTTAGGCATACCAAAGCAGAAGCCGAAAAGAACGAGGCCGAATTTGAAGGTGTAACAACCGAGTAA